The Dehalococcoidia bacterium genomic interval CTCCGCACTGGCCAGCAAGGCTACCGGCTATCCCATCGCGCGGGTTGCGGCGAAGATCGCCGTCGGCAAGACGCTCGACCAGATCCCGAATGCGGTCACGCGCCGCACCACCGCGGCCTTCGAGCCAGCGCTCGACTACTGCGTGGTCAAGATCCCGCGCTGGCCCTTCGACAAGTTCCCCTTCGGCGACCGCCAGATCGGCACGCAGATGAAGGCGACGGGCGAGGTCATGGCCATCGACCGCTCTTTCGAAGCGGCGCTCCAGAAGGCGGTGCGCTCGCTGGAGATTGGCGGCCGCTCGCTCCTCTGGGAGGACCCCAACTGGTCTGAAAGCCCTGAATCGCGGCCTCTGGACGCTACCGACGAGCGCCTGTGGGCCATCATGGCTGCCCTGCGACGCGGCGTCGAGCCGATAGAAATCTCCCGCCGAACCGGGATCGACCCCTGGTTCACGGAGAGGCTGAACAATATCGTCCGCATGGAGAAGCGGCTTCTGTCCGAGCCGTTGACGCGGGACCTCCTGAAAGAGGCGAAGCGCCTCGGTTTCTCCGACGTACAGATCGCAACCCTGGCCGACCGCCTGCCCGAGCAGGTCCGCGACCTGCGCAAGCGCTACAACCTCCGCCCCGTGTACAAGATGGTGGACACGTGCGCCGCGGAGTTCGAAGCCGTCACGCCGTACTTCTACAGCACCTACGAGGACGAGAACGAAGCGCCGCCGCTGGACGGGGACTCCGCCCTCGTGATCGGCTCGGGGCCGATCCGCATAGGCCAGGGCATCGAGTTCGATTATGCCTCGGTGCACGCGGTCTGGGCCCTCCAGGCCGCCGGCTACAAAGCCCTCATCGCGAACTCGAACCCCGAGACCGTATCCACTGACTTCGACACTTCGGACCGCCTCTACTTCGAGCCCCTAGACGAAGAGTCGATCCGCGAGATCCTGCACAACGAGGAGACTGAGGATGGCGTAGCCCCGGGCAGCATCGTCCAGTTCGGTGGCCAGACCGCGATCAACCTCTCCGAACCGCTGCACCGCACGACGCGCGAGATCATCGGTTCGAGCTACGAGACGATCGACCTCGCCGAGGACCGGCGGCGCTTTGAGAACTTCCTCAACGGCATCGGCATCCCCCAGCCGCCGGGCGCCGGCGTGCGCACCATCGAGGAAGCGATACTCACGGCCGACGAGATCGGTTATCCGGTGCTGGTCAGGCCGAGCTACGTTCTCGGCGGCCGCGCGATGGAGATCGTGCAGAACGCGAGCGAGTTGATCCGCTACCTCGCGCCGGCCTTCGAACAGGCCGAGGGCCGGGCCGTGCTCATCGACAAGTATCTGGAGGGCAAGGAGGTCGAAGTCGACGCCATCTGCGACGGCGAGACCGTGCTCATCCCGGGCATCATGGAGCACATCGAGCGCGCCGGTGTCCATTCCGGCGACTCCATGGCTGTGTACCCGGGCATCAACCTCGCGCCCGCGGAAGTCGATACCATCGTTGAATACACGACGCGCATCGGTCTTGCGCTCAACGTCCGCGGCCTCATGAACGTCCAGTACGTGATCATGCCCGATGGCGACCACTCGAAGGTGTACGTGCTCGAGGTGAACCCGCGCGCCAGCCGCACGGTACCCTTCCTCTCGAAGGTCACCGGCGTCCCCATGGTCCGCCTGGCGGTGAACGCGGCGCTGGGCAAGACTCTGCGAGAGCAGGGCTATCAGGGCGGGCTCTGGCCGCGCCAGCCCCTGGTCGCCGTGAAAGCCCCCGTGTTCTCGATGTCGAAGCTCATCGGCGTCGATACCTACCTCGGCCCCGAGATGAAGTCGACCGGCGAGGTCATGGGCATTGACCGCACCTTCCCGGCGGCGCTCGCGAAGGCGGTCATGGCCGCCGACCTGGCCCTGCCGCCGCAGGGCGCTGCCCTTCTCTCGATCTCCGACCACACCAAGGCGGACGCGATCCCCGTGATCCGGCGCCTCCACCAGGCTGGCTACAAGCTCTACGCGACGGAGGGCACGGCCGCCGAGATCCGGGCGCTCGGCATACCTGTCGAGCAGGTGACAAAGCGGTTGAACGAGGGCCGCCCTAACGTGCTGGACGTCATCAACGGCGGCCTGGTGAACTGCGTGATCAACACACCGGAGGGCGGGCGGCCCACCACCCTGCGCGACGGCTTCCAGATCCGCCGCGCCGCCACCGAACGCCGCATCCCCTGCTTCACCTCCATCGACACCGCCCTCGCGGCGACCGAGGTACTGCTCGCGGAGGGCCAGAGCTTCAGCGTCCAGCCGATCTACGAGTACCGCAAGGCTGTCACGGTCACCTGATTGGGCGCGCTAAATCGGCCTTGTGCACGCCGGAGCCTGGATTGAAGACAGCCTTCATCCGCGTGGTCTCCACCCAGCGCCTCTACGGCGATACCTACCTCACCTGGTTCGACGGCCCCGAACTCTTGCGGGGAGCCTCCGCCGGCCGCTTCCTCATGTTGCGCTGCGCCGACATAGCCGACGCGGGCGAGCGTCCGGCTGGCGCCTCCCTTGCCTCCGACCCGCTCCTGCCGCGGCCTATGAGCTATCACCGCGTGCGGGAGGGCGAGCGCGGCCCGGAGTTCTCGATCCTCTACGACGTCGTAGGCCGCGGCACGGCCTGGCTTGCCCAGCGTTCACCCGGCGACCTCGTGTACGCCTGGGGACCGCTTGGCCGCGGCTTTTCTCTGCGCGGGAGCGGCCAGAACCTGCTGCTCGTCGGCGGGGGGATCGGCATCGCGCCGTTGCTCTGGCTGGCCGACGAGGCTGTCAGCAAAGGCAGGAGCGTCGTCCTCATAGCCGGCGCGCGCTCGCGTGAGGGCGTTTTCCCGGCCGAGTTCGTGCCTTCCGAGGTTGAGGTCGTGGTCACCACGGAGGACGGCTCGATGGGCGTGCAGGGCCGGGTCACGGACGTCTTCGCCGACCACTTCGCCTGGGCAGACCAGGTCTTCGTCTGCGGCCCGACCCCGATGTTCGAGGCGATCGCGGCCCTGGTGCGGGACCTCGACGGCGCCGGCCGCGCCCGCGGCCGCAAGCCCGTGCAGGCGCTCCTCGAGGCCCCGATGGGCTGCGGCACCGGCATCTGCTATGGCTGCGCCGTCTTCGACCGCCGCGGCGAGCCCCGCCTTGTCTGCAAGGACGGCCCCCGCTTCGACATCCGCGAGATCTGGTAGCTGGCCCGCGGGCTCGGCCGGGACGAGGGAGCGCCGGCTAAGGGCAACGCCCATGAGTCTCCGGGCGATGGGATCTCCGCTCGCGTTCCTGCGCCTGGATCCTGGATGACCAGCAGGCAGCCGGCTATGAGGCTTAGCGCCGGCGGCCGTCCTCTTCGTCCAGGAAGAGGTCGTCTTCGTCCTCGTCCTCGTCTTCACCGGACTCGGAGAACACGCCGATCTCGCGGCCGGCCCACACCGTGACGATGAAGTCGTCGCGGAGCGGGTCCCAGCTCATCACCAGGCGCTCGTCGACTTCGCTGATGAGCTCCTCGATAGCGTCGTCGTCAAAGGTGTCGGGCACGCAGAGGGTTGCGTAGGCCGTACTGCCGGAGTAATGCAGGTCCACACGCCCGATCTCGGCGCCATCGGCCTCGATGACGAAGGTCTCGGAATTGGGCGTGCGTGTTTCGCGCTCGAAGACATACGTAGCCATGAGTCTCCTTTGCCTG includes:
- a CDS encoding dihydroorotate dehydrogenase electron transfer subunit, yielding MKTAFIRVVSTQRLYGDTYLTWFDGPELLRGASAGRFLMLRCADIADAGERPAGASLASDPLLPRPMSYHRVREGERGPEFSILYDVVGRGTAWLAQRSPGDLVYAWGPLGRGFSLRGSGQNLLLVGGGIGIAPLLWLADEAVSKGRSVVLIAGARSREGVFPAEFVPSEVEVVVTTEDGSMGVQGRVTDVFADHFAWADQVFVCGPTPMFEAIAALVRDLDGAGRARGRKPVQALLEAPMGCGTGICYGCAVFDRRGEPRLVCKDGPRFDIREIW
- the carB gene encoding carbamoyl-phosphate synthase large subunit; the protein is MTRPSKVLIIGSGPIIIGQAAEFDYSGSQACRSLREEGIKTVLVNSNPATIMTDEDIADVVYIEPLTVEVIRRIIERERPDGLLPTLGGQTGLNLAVALVDAGVLERYDVRLLGTQVDTIRKAEDRELFKQLLRDIGEPVPDSETVTTLEEAERVRARIGLPLVVRPAYTLGGTGGGVAFTPEQYQRIIESGLAASPIHQVLVERSLLGWKEIEYEVMRDSADNCITVCNMENLDPMGVHTGDSIVVAPSQTLTDKEYQMLRSAALKIIRALKIEGGCNIQFALAPRPDVVPWAWPDGTDARPRDRLDLPPYYVIEVNPRVSRSSALASKATGYPIARVAAKIAVGKTLDQIPNAVTRRTTAAFEPALDYCVVKIPRWPFDKFPFGDRQIGTQMKATGEVMAIDRSFEAALQKAVRSLEIGGRSLLWEDPNWSESPESRPLDATDERLWAIMAALRRGVEPIEISRRTGIDPWFTERLNNIVRMEKRLLSEPLTRDLLKEAKRLGFSDVQIATLADRLPEQVRDLRKRYNLRPVYKMVDTCAAEFEAVTPYFYSTYEDENEAPPLDGDSALVIGSGPIRIGQGIEFDYASVHAVWALQAAGYKALIANSNPETVSTDFDTSDRLYFEPLDEESIREILHNEETEDGVAPGSIVQFGGQTAINLSEPLHRTTREIIGSSYETIDLAEDRRRFENFLNGIGIPQPPGAGVRTIEEAILTADEIGYPVLVRPSYVLGGRAMEIVQNASELIRYLAPAFEQAEGRAVLIDKYLEGKEVEVDAICDGETVLIPGIMEHIERAGVHSGDSMAVYPGINLAPAEVDTIVEYTTRIGLALNVRGLMNVQYVIMPDGDHSKVYVLEVNPRASRTVPFLSKVTGVPMVRLAVNAALGKTLREQGYQGGLWPRQPLVAVKAPVFSMSKLIGVDTYLGPEMKSTGEVMGIDRTFPAALAKAVMAADLALPPQGAALLSISDHTKADAIPVIRRLHQAGYKLYATEGTAAEIRALGIPVEQVTKRLNEGRPNVLDVINGGLVNCVINTPEGGRPTTLRDGFQIRRAATERRIPCFTSIDTALAATEVLLAEGQSFSVQPIYEYRKAVTVT